In Bacillus sp. Cs-700, one genomic interval encodes:
- a CDS encoding ATP-binding protein, translating into MNRQWRSSLSRQFVWFMSGFLFLILVAAAGLGLYSQSIEAKYEEKVVDLRQKQQYAVELEDSLNDMFFEARGYLGFRLEKPFLKNYVTQKNMIANKIKQLEPELESREEKEYISDLQGELINYYNLFEDAKIQVASDNTEGLQNLSQDQGGSNLVYDLRDQTRDLVSDVENEIYATEQDLVDRLSNLQMLFVSFVIFLLLIATILAGIMARRIGKPLQELALASSQVSSGENVEMPHVRRSDELGELARSFNLMVKNIQQNERALITSNDALVEQSEELKGSKFTLEQNVKAMNVQKKVLEHRNELNRSLASTLTKSELLQSIITNMIHILNSDKGIIVMLNQGKDYASLGVSQEKVHEWIDHLIDGPGVKAIEQKKFHTVQRQASIGEAGYHGVEEVSNDIYIPVLSDNEPVALLCITRIGGEFTTDEVTELSDLSRQISLALDKLRLYETTENERQINREILNTIREGIQLVDREGTTRAVNDQMCTMLDACFPDGANEKPFTEWSTKFLMQVDLNDRDAVNSYVHDVIAGVKPKQSELIYQTKTEPSLFIQMYYEHLYSDGKFIGSIFVHRDITREHEVDEMKNEFVSTVSHELRTPLSSVLGFTELMLSKELKPEKQKKYLNTIYKEAKRLTSLINDFLDIQRMEAGKQNYDKTRINLKDMIEEVLDSYRDHSKLHSFIIEDLADRHEIIGDGDKIKQVFNNFVSNAVKYSPEGGTILTRFRVDNDQLYVDFRDEGLGIPQDALTKLFTKFFRVDNSDRRQIGGTGLGLAISKEIMTAHNGDVLVTSELGIGSMFTLVFPLGIEKQSVDSKSRELQDSGVLIVEDDESLALLLMEEITGNGFAVRHCRSGEEAIELLEQMTPEGIVLDIMLDGRMSGWDVLKTVKETERTKNIPIFVSTVSEEKQRGFELGAKDYLIKPYPPKNLTKSLIKSLVNKNNNGKILVPDYSIEDKEEGISD; encoded by the coding sequence GTGAATAGACAATGGAGAAGTAGTTTATCGCGACAGTTTGTCTGGTTTATGAGTGGGTTTTTGTTTTTGATTTTAGTAGCGGCAGCTGGTTTAGGGCTGTATAGCCAGTCAATTGAAGCAAAGTATGAGGAGAAAGTGGTCGATCTTCGACAAAAACAACAGTATGCAGTTGAACTGGAAGATAGTTTAAATGATATGTTTTTTGAGGCTCGAGGGTATTTAGGGTTTCGTTTAGAAAAACCTTTTTTAAAAAATTATGTTACTCAAAAAAATATGATTGCAAATAAGATCAAACAGCTTGAACCAGAGCTAGAAAGTAGAGAAGAAAAGGAATATATTTCAGACCTTCAAGGTGAATTGATTAATTATTATAATCTTTTTGAAGACGCGAAAATACAGGTAGCTTCAGATAATACAGAAGGGTTGCAAAATCTTTCTCAAGATCAGGGCGGGAGTAATTTGGTCTATGATTTAAGAGATCAAACGCGAGACCTCGTTTCTGATGTGGAGAACGAAATCTATGCAACTGAGCAAGATTTGGTTGATCGTTTATCGAATTTACAGATGCTTTTCGTCTCATTTGTTATTTTTCTTCTATTAATTGCAACGATACTTGCTGGTATTATGGCTAGGCGTATTGGAAAACCACTCCAGGAATTGGCGTTAGCTTCTAGTCAAGTATCTTCAGGAGAAAATGTGGAAATGCCCCATGTGAGAAGATCAGATGAACTAGGAGAGCTTGCACGATCATTTAATTTAATGGTTAAGAATATCCAGCAAAATGAGAGGGCACTTATCACATCGAACGATGCATTAGTCGAGCAGAGCGAAGAACTGAAAGGAAGTAAATTCACGCTTGAACAAAATGTAAAAGCGATGAATGTACAAAAAAAAGTGTTAGAGCATCGCAATGAATTAAATCGTTCGCTTGCCTCTACCTTAACGAAAAGTGAACTATTGCAAAGTATCATTACGAACATGATTCATATCCTTAACTCTGATAAGGGTATTATCGTTATGCTAAATCAAGGAAAAGACTATGCATCGCTAGGCGTTAGTCAAGAGAAAGTCCACGAGTGGATTGATCATTTAATAGACGGTCCTGGCGTTAAAGCAATTGAGCAAAAGAAATTTCATACTGTTCAAAGACAGGCTTCAATTGGGGAAGCAGGTTATCATGGAGTAGAAGAAGTCTCAAATGATATTTACATTCCAGTTCTTTCTGACAACGAACCAGTTGCTTTACTTTGTATTACGAGAATAGGAGGGGAATTTACGACTGATGAAGTAACGGAACTATCCGATTTGTCGCGTCAAATTTCTCTCGCTCTCGATAAGCTTCGATTATATGAAACGACTGAGAATGAGCGACAAATCAATAGAGAGATCTTGAATACGATTCGTGAAGGGATTCAGCTCGTTGACAGAGAAGGAACAACTCGTGCTGTGAATGATCAAATGTGTACGATGTTGGATGCGTGCTTTCCTGATGGTGCGAATGAAAAACCGTTTACTGAGTGGAGTACTAAGTTCCTTATGCAAGTCGATTTAAATGATCGGGATGCAGTGAATTCATATGTTCATGATGTGATTGCAGGGGTTAAGCCTAAACAGAGTGAACTTATCTATCAAACTAAGACGGAACCTTCCCTATTTATCCAAATGTACTACGAGCATTTATATTCTGACGGTAAATTTATTGGTTCGATTTTCGTCCATCGGGATATAACCCGTGAACATGAAGTAGATGAAATGAAGAACGAGTTTGTGAGTACGGTTAGTCATGAACTTCGTACACCCCTGTCAAGCGTACTTGGTTTTACAGAACTTATGCTTTCCAAAGAGTTAAAACCTGAGAAGCAGAAAAAATATTTAAATACGATCTATAAAGAAGCAAAGCGTTTAACATCTCTAATCAATGATTTTCTTGATATTCAGCGGATGGAAGCTGGTAAGCAAAACTATGATAAAACGCGAATTAATCTTAAAGACATGATAGAAGAAGTACTCGATAGTTATCGCGATCATTCTAAGCTACACTCCTTTATTATTGAAGATTTGGCAGATAGACATGAGATTATCGGTGATGGGGATAAAATTAAACAGGTCTTCAATAATTTTGTTAGCAATGCAGTTAAATATTCTCCTGAAGGCGGCACTATCTTAACGAGATTTAGAGTAGACAATGATCAGCTTTACGTGGATTTTAGAGATGAAGGTCTTGGGATTCCACAGGATGCACTCACCAAATTATTTACAAAGTTCTTTCGTGTTGATAATTCAGACCGACGCCAAATTGGTGGAACGGGACTAGGACTTGCCATATCAAAGGAAATCATGACTGCTCATAATGGCGACGTTCTCGTAACATCAGAATTGGGAATAGGGAGTATGTTTACTCTTGTTTTCCCACTAGGAATCGAAAAGCAGTCGGTAGACTCCAAATCTAGAGAACTTCAAGACTCTGGCGTTTTAATTGTAGAGGATGATGAGAGTCTCGCTCTCTTATTGATGGAGGAAATTACCGGAAACGGGTTTGCTGTCCGTCATTGTAGAAGTGGTGAAGAAGCGATTGAGCTCCTTGAGCAAATGACACCTGAGGGAATCGTCCTTGATATAATGTTAGATGGTCGTATGAGTGGCTGGGATGTGTTGAAAACAGTAAAAGAAACGGAACGGACAAAAAATATACCGATCTTTGTTTCAACCGTCAGTGAAGAGAAGCAACGTGGCTTTGAATTAGGGGCAAAAGACTACCTTATTAAGCCATATCCTCCAAAAAATTTGACGAAGTCGTTGATAAAATCTCTCGTGAATAAGAATAACAATGGAAAAATACTAGTACCTGATTATTCGATTGAAGATAAAGAAGAAGGCATATCCGATTAA
- a CDS encoding ABC-F family ATP-binding cassette domain-containing protein: MSILTVKNLTHGFGDRAIFDDVSFRLLKGEHIGLVGANGEGKSTFMNIITGKLEPDEGSVEWSKNVRVGYLDQHTVLERGMTIRDALKGAFQYLFDYESEMNELFAKMGEASPEELEKLLEETGTMQDMLANNDFYVIDAKVEEIARGLGLDEIGLEKDVQDLSGGQRTKVLLAKLLLEKPDILLLDEPTNYLDEQHIVWLRRYLQEYENAFILISHDIPFLNSVINLIYHMENQELTRYVGDYNNFMSVYEVKKQQVEAAFKKQQQEISQLKDFVARNKARVATRNMAMSRQKKLDKMDVIEMAKEKPKPEFHFKQARASGKLIFDTKDLVIGYDEPLSRPLNLSMERGQKIALMGANGIGKTTLLRSILGEIKPIEGSVELGDYLYTGYFEQEIKTRTSNTCIEEMWREFPHYSQAQIRAALSKCGLTTKHIESKVDVLSGGEKAKLRLCKLMNTESNLLVFDEPTNHLDVEAKAELKRALNEYKGSIILISHEPEFYQDIATDVWNCEDWTTKLV; this comes from the coding sequence ATGAGTATATTAACCGTGAAAAACCTTACGCACGGATTCGGTGACCGTGCCATCTTTGATGATGTATCTTTTCGTCTATTAAAAGGTGAACATATTGGATTAGTTGGAGCGAATGGCGAAGGTAAATCAACGTTCATGAATATTATTACAGGTAAGCTGGAACCTGATGAAGGTTCTGTAGAATGGTCTAAAAATGTGAGAGTTGGCTATCTTGATCAGCATACTGTTCTTGAGCGAGGCATGACAATTCGTGACGCACTGAAAGGTGCTTTTCAATATCTATTTGATTACGAATCAGAAATGAATGAACTGTTTGCAAAAATGGGGGAAGCTTCTCCGGAAGAACTAGAGAAGTTATTAGAAGAAACAGGAACGATGCAAGATATGCTTGCTAACAATGATTTCTACGTCATTGATGCAAAAGTAGAAGAAATTGCACGTGGGCTTGGACTTGATGAAATAGGCCTTGAAAAAGATGTTCAGGATTTAAGTGGTGGGCAACGAACAAAGGTCCTTCTTGCTAAACTACTTCTTGAAAAACCAGATATTCTTCTTCTCGATGAGCCGACAAACTATCTAGATGAGCAGCACATTGTCTGGCTCAGACGTTACCTTCAGGAATATGAAAATGCATTTATTCTGATTTCACATGATATTCCTTTCTTAAACAGCGTCATTAACTTAATTTATCATATGGAAAATCAAGAATTAACAAGATATGTTGGTGACTACAATAATTTCATGTCCGTATATGAAGTGAAGAAGCAACAAGTCGAGGCAGCCTTTAAGAAACAGCAACAAGAAATTTCTCAGCTCAAGGACTTTGTTGCCCGTAACAAAGCCCGTGTTGCCACACGAAATATGGCCATGTCGAGACAAAAAAAGCTTGATAAAATGGATGTTATTGAGATGGCAAAAGAAAAACCAAAACCAGAATTTCATTTCAAGCAAGCTCGTGCTTCTGGCAAGCTTATTTTCGATACAAAAGATCTTGTGATTGGTTACGATGAGCCACTATCCCGTCCATTAAATCTTTCAATGGAACGTGGTCAAAAAATCGCTCTCATGGGTGCAAATGGTATTGGTAAAACGACGCTTCTTCGTAGTATTCTTGGCGAAATCAAACCAATTGAAGGATCCGTTGAGCTTGGCGATTACCTTTATACTGGTTATTTCGAGCAAGAAATTAAAACAAGAACATCAAATACTTGCATCGAAGAAATGTGGCGAGAGTTCCCGCACTACAGTCAGGCTCAAATTCGCGCAGCTTTATCAAAATGCGGTTTAACGACAAAGCATATTGAAAGCAAGGTCGATGTCTTAAGCGGTGGTGAAAAAGCTAAGCTTAGACTTTGTAAATTAATGAATACAGAATCAAACTTACTTGTATTCGATGAGCCCACAAATCACCTCGATGTTGAGGCAAAAGCCGAATTAAAACGTGCTTTAAATGAATACAAAGGAAGCATTATCCTAATCTCTCACGAACCTGAATTTTACCAGGACATCGCAACCGATGTCTGGAACTGTGAAGATTGGACAACAAAATTAGTATAG
- a CDS encoding endonuclease: MMYFTITPSFADGSGTSSSPYSVTQGIANQGSSGAVEGIIVGKPESTSSIATSSFSDDYAIAIADQADETNINEMLFVQVPSSLRSDFGLKSNPDLMGESVVVSGSLTDYFAHAGVKSVSTIELDVSGGSDETGEGGSSPYDDTYYRSAVGKTGSALKTELHTIIDDHTELSYSSVWDALRVTDEDPLNPNNVLLLYSGRSQSKYENGGNVDDWNREHVWAKSHGDFGTSMGPGTDIHHLRPTDVTVNSSRGNLDFDNGGSPQSEAPGNYYDSDSWEPRDNVKGDVARMIFYMAVRYEGDSGEVDLEVNDLVNNGSSPYIGKVSVLKAWNEMDPVDSFEENRNNVIYDQYQHNRNPFIDHPEWVEAIW, encoded by the coding sequence ATGATGTATTTCACAATTACACCATCATTTGCAGATGGCTCAGGAACATCCTCATCACCATATTCGGTTACACAGGGGATTGCAAATCAGGGGAGTAGTGGAGCAGTCGAAGGGATTATTGTAGGAAAACCAGAATCAACATCCTCCATTGCCACATCTAGTTTCTCAGATGACTATGCGATTGCAATTGCTGACCAGGCAGATGAAACGAATATCAATGAAATGCTTTTTGTCCAGGTTCCATCCTCGTTAAGAAGTGATTTTGGGTTAAAAAGCAACCCGGATTTAATGGGTGAATCAGTTGTTGTAAGTGGGAGTTTAACAGATTATTTTGCTCATGCGGGAGTTAAAAGTGTTTCAACGATCGAATTAGATGTTAGCGGAGGTTCTGATGAAACTGGAGAAGGCGGGTCTTCTCCTTACGATGATACATACTATCGTTCTGCTGTTGGGAAAACAGGAAGTGCTTTGAAAACAGAATTGCATACAATTATCGATGATCATACAGAACTTTCTTATAGTAGCGTATGGGATGCCTTGAGGGTGACAGATGAAGATCCATTAAATCCTAATAATGTGCTTCTTCTTTATAGTGGAAGATCTCAAAGTAAGTATGAAAACGGTGGAAATGTAGATGACTGGAATCGTGAACACGTATGGGCAAAATCTCATGGAGATTTTGGTACATCGATGGGACCAGGTACAGACATTCATCATCTGCGCCCAACTGATGTTACCGTTAATAGCTCACGTGGTAATCTTGATTTTGATAACGGTGGCTCTCCCCAATCAGAAGCACCTGGAAACTACTACGATAGCGATTCCTGGGAGCCGCGCGATAATGTAAAAGGGGACGTTGCTCGAATGATTTTCTATATGGCGGTTCGTTACGAAGGCGATAGCGGTGAAGTTGATCTTGAGGTGAATGACCTTGTAAACAATGGATCATCACCATATATCGGTAAGGTCTCTGTATTGAAGGCTTGGAATGAAATGGATCCAGTGGATTCTTTTGAAGAAAATCGAAACAATGTGATTTATGACCAGTACCAACACAACCGGAACCCGTTTATTGATCATCCTGAATGGGTGGAAGCGATCTGGTAG
- a CDS encoding manganese catalase family protein — protein MFKRFDKQLIELPIPEHGDANAAAAVQDLLGGRFGELSTLNNYMFQSFSFREKKKLKPFYDLVASITAEEFGHVELVTTSINLLTTGSSFQAPPDLTPLQNAKDLRNTAQFVATAQTALAADSMGNSWRGDYVFSSGNLVLDLLHNFFLEVGARTHKMRVYEMTDHPTAREMIGYLLVRGGTHVLAYAKAIEMATGTDLTKMLPIPSLDNSKFDYARKFEEKGLNNVLYTWSEGDYLGIKQIWKGTNPENGERLRVIEGAPEGAPIPNLDDLPEEFAPGITKDHYEQIAKRLLRNL, from the coding sequence ATGTTTAAGCGATTTGATAAGCAATTGATTGAACTTCCGATACCAGAGCATGGCGATGCGAATGCGGCAGCTGCAGTACAGGATTTGCTTGGTGGACGCTTTGGAGAGTTGTCTACGTTAAATAACTACATGTTCCAGTCATTTAGCTTTCGTGAGAAAAAAAAGTTAAAACCTTTTTATGATCTTGTTGCCAGTATTACTGCAGAAGAATTCGGACATGTGGAATTGGTCACAACCTCAATAAATCTGTTAACCACAGGAAGTTCTTTTCAAGCTCCCCCTGATTTAACCCCGTTACAGAATGCCAAGGACCTGCGTAATACAGCTCAATTTGTTGCTACAGCCCAAACAGCTCTTGCAGCTGATAGTATGGGCAATTCCTGGCGTGGCGATTATGTCTTCAGTAGCGGAAATCTTGTTCTTGATCTCCTTCACAACTTTTTTCTTGAGGTTGGTGCACGAACCCATAAAATGCGCGTCTATGAAATGACAGATCATCCAACCGCACGTGAAATGATCGGTTACTTACTCGTGCGTGGCGGAACTCATGTACTTGCATACGCAAAAGCGATTGAGATGGCGACAGGTACAGACTTAACAAAAATGCTCCCAATACCAAGTCTTGATAACTCTAAATTCGACTACGCACGAAAATTTGAAGAAAAGGGATTAAATAATGTTCTTTACACTTGGAGCGAAGGAGATTATCTAGGAATTAAACAGATTTGGAAAGGTACGAATCCAGAAAATGGGGAACGGCTGCGCGTGATAGAAGGGGCACCAGAAGGAGCGCCGATTCCTAATCTAGATGATCTTCCAGAAGAATTTGCACCCGGAATTACAAAGGATCATTATGAACAGATTGCCAAGAGGTTATTAAGAAATTTATAA
- a CDS encoding YuzF family protein, translating into MSQQPQLISSVDPYVYQTLLSIEGRMITVQTTNGSLQGMLQSVMPDHIVLEVNETPFFVRIQQIVWVFPN; encoded by the coding sequence TTGAGTCAACAGCCTCAATTAATCAGCTCTGTAGACCCGTATGTCTATCAAACGCTCCTGTCGATTGAAGGAAGAATGATTACAGTACAAACAACAAATGGATCGCTCCAAGGGATGCTGCAATCCGTGATGCCAGATCATATTGTTTTGGAAGTGAATGAAACCCCTTTTTTTGTTCGAATTCAACAAATCGTCTGGGTATTTCCTAATTAA
- a CDS encoding staygreen family protein encodes MKQQPTVTYRDGMNGNKCVLGRKYTLTHSDITGELFLTIGKEYAIDRISFIRDEVLGSFRNDCGLYYYAYVLVDDPTEEGREQVRYRIFRKELPGALSAIRVGDMGLFQTYPELDDVPIWIYFDSNEEQWEAYEYYGSFREYRNSQHK; translated from the coding sequence GTGAAACAGCAACCTACAGTGACGTATCGGGATGGGATGAACGGAAACAAATGTGTATTGGGAAGAAAATACACATTAACACACTCTGATATCACTGGTGAGCTATTTTTAACGATTGGAAAAGAATATGCCATTGATCGTATTTCTTTCATTCGAGATGAGGTGCTTGGAAGCTTTCGAAACGACTGTGGATTGTATTATTACGCATACGTTTTAGTGGATGATCCAACTGAAGAAGGGAGAGAACAAGTAAGGTATCGTATATTTCGAAAAGAGTTGCCAGGGGCATTATCTGCTATAAGAGTAGGAGATATGGGGTTATTTCAAACTTATCCGGAACTTGATGATGTACCGATTTGGATTTACTTTGATTCTAATGAAGAACAGTGGGAAGCTTACGAATACTATGGCTCATTTAGAGAATATAGAAACAGCCAGCACAAATAG
- a CDS encoding 3-ketoacyl-ACP reductase: MVALQGKTALITGAARGIGRAAAIALAKEGVNIGLIARTEETLQNVAKEIEAEGVKTSYAIADVSSNEEVTTAVAKIKDELGETDILINNAGIAKFGSFMDLEIAEWEKIIQVNLLGAYYVTRAVLPDMIEQQSGDIINISSTAGQKGAPVTSAYSASKFGLMGLTESLAQEVRKHDIRVSALTPSTVSTDLAVENNLTDGQQDNMLQPEDMAEFIVAQLKMNKRVFIKTAGLWTTNP; encoded by the coding sequence ATGGTAGCACTACAAGGAAAAACAGCGCTCATTACTGGAGCAGCTCGAGGGATTGGTCGTGCAGCAGCAATCGCTCTTGCAAAAGAAGGCGTCAATATTGGACTGATCGCACGTACAGAAGAAACACTTCAAAACGTTGCGAAAGAAATTGAAGCTGAAGGTGTCAAAACTTCTTACGCAATTGCAGATGTTTCTTCTAATGAAGAAGTGACAACAGCAGTTGCTAAGATCAAAGACGAGCTTGGTGAGACCGACATTCTTATTAATAATGCCGGTATAGCAAAATTTGGGAGCTTCATGGATCTTGAAATCGCAGAATGGGAAAAAATCATTCAGGTTAACTTACTGGGTGCTTATTATGTCACTCGGGCTGTACTGCCAGACATGATCGAACAGCAATCAGGAGATATTATCAATATTTCTTCTACAGCAGGACAAAAAGGTGCCCCAGTAACAAGTGCCTATAGCGCTTCTAAATTTGGATTAATGGGACTAACTGAATCACTTGCTCAAGAAGTTCGCAAGCATGATATTCGTGTTAGTGCACTAACACCAAGTACCGTTTCCACTGATCTTGCAGTAGAGAATAACTTAACAGATGGACAGCAGGACAATATGCTCCAGCCAGAGGATATGGCCGAATTTATCGTTGCCCAACTAAAGATGAACAAGCGTGTTTTCATTAAGACAGCAGGTTTGTGGACAACAAATCCATAA
- a CDS encoding sigma 54-interacting transcriptional regulator codes for MTEKYSEMNKWGVYLTEWNEYKAIFHSLQDDILVTDRNGIIVKVSEGTGMVYGVKASDLMGRSVYELEKEGLFTPLATPLVVKEKKRVTFVQTGPDGKKLLVTGLPVFNDSGELVRIVSYSHDITELMEIKAGMEEMSSEMERVRSELEQLKQQQDDGGLIARSDSMRKILATGKQVAGVDVNVLLLGESGVGKTELARYIHSKSERREAPFIEVNCGAIPESLFEAELFGYEDGAFTGARKGGRIGLAEMAASGTLFLDEIGELSPQNQVKVLKLIQEKRFYRLGGRKEISSDFRIISATNKDLEQAVREKVFREDLYFRLNVVPLVIPPLRERKEDILPLIQSFVDHFCKAYKRKRILNKVVIHELTQHVWRGNVRELMNLIERLIVTSDAFVIHEEDLPSTYKKATEFYSEMNNFNETLQETVEKVEKERLEQARRYFRTTTKIAEALGMSQPTVVRKLKKYRIK; via the coding sequence ATGACTGAAAAATATTCAGAAATGAATAAGTGGGGTGTTTATTTGACAGAGTGGAACGAATATAAAGCGATCTTTCATTCTTTGCAAGACGATATTCTAGTAACAGATCGAAATGGAATTATCGTCAAAGTTAGTGAGGGAACGGGTATGGTGTATGGCGTGAAAGCCAGTGACTTGATGGGTAGATCCGTTTATGAACTTGAGAAAGAAGGATTATTTACACCATTAGCAACGCCGCTAGTAGTGAAAGAAAAGAAGCGCGTCACGTTTGTACAAACCGGTCCTGATGGGAAAAAGCTTCTTGTTACTGGCCTTCCTGTTTTCAATGATAGTGGTGAGCTTGTAAGGATTGTCAGTTATTCACACGATATAACGGAATTAATGGAAATTAAGGCTGGAATGGAAGAGATGTCTTCTGAGATGGAGCGTGTTAGAAGTGAGCTTGAACAGCTCAAACAACAACAGGATGATGGAGGATTGATTGCAAGAAGTGATTCTATGAGAAAAATACTGGCTACTGGAAAGCAGGTTGCTGGAGTAGATGTGAACGTTCTTCTCTTAGGTGAGTCAGGGGTAGGGAAGACAGAACTTGCACGCTACATTCATTCTAAAAGTGAACGGAGAGAGGCGCCTTTTATTGAAGTGAATTGTGGAGCCATTCCTGAGTCTTTATTTGAAGCGGAACTTTTCGGATATGAAGATGGCGCATTTACTGGAGCTAGAAAAGGCGGCCGCATTGGTCTTGCTGAAATGGCAGCTAGTGGAACCCTTTTTCTTGATGAGATTGGAGAACTTTCGCCACAAAATCAAGTGAAGGTATTGAAACTTATACAAGAAAAACGTTTTTATCGTTTAGGAGGCAGAAAGGAGATTAGCTCAGATTTTCGAATCATCAGTGCGACGAATAAAGATTTAGAACAAGCAGTACGAGAGAAAGTGTTTCGAGAAGATTTATATTTTCGGTTGAATGTTGTTCCGTTAGTGATCCCCCCTTTACGAGAGAGAAAAGAAGACATCCTTCCTCTCATCCAATCGTTTGTTGATCACTTCTGCAAGGCGTACAAACGAAAGCGGATATTGAATAAAGTTGTTATCCATGAATTAACACAGCATGTGTGGAGAGGGAATGTACGAGAGCTGATGAATTTAATTGAACGCCTTATTGTTACTTCAGATGCATTCGTTATACACGAAGAAGATTTGCCTTCTACATATAAAAAAGCAACAGAATTTTATTCAGAAATGAATAATTTTAATGAGACATTACAAGAAACGGTAGAGAAAGTTGAGAAAGAACGTCTCGAGCAAGCAAGACGATATTTTCGTACGACAACAAAAATAGCTGAGGCGCTAGGAATGAGTCAACCTACTGTAGTTAGAAAACTTAAAAAATACAGAATAAAATAA
- a CDS encoding YjiH family protein: MEVKQEKSYSLESASQSVNASHSKKAYSWFIIPSLIGILLFLVPVPFNGKMTIGVGILAESIQIKLAPILPGFMTAILILSAIIPIVTKAFEPKPIMLRPFLKQLFYVNWFWIGTRLVGALFAVMTLFKFGPEFIISDVSGGTMLYSLVPVLAAWFLFAGLLMPLLLEFGLMDFFGTALRHVMRPLFKLPGRSSIDALASWMGAGTVGVLITTKQYEEGYYTKREAAVIATNFSINSIAFSLVVISFIGLEDMFIPFYFTVVVAGLVAAFVCPRIPPLSRKADTYYEGTGKQISEDVPEGVSSFKWGMQKALEKASEVKGVKYIAGQGVNTVLDIYFALIPLVMALGTIALIIAEFTPFFTYLSMPIVPVLELMQIPEAAAAAPAMLVGFADMFLPAVIGTGIESELTRFVIAAVSLTQLIYMSEIGILLVKSKIPISVLELAIIFLQRTVITLPIIVIMAHFFL, translated from the coding sequence ATGGAAGTTAAACAAGAAAAGTCGTATTCTCTTGAAAGTGCCAGTCAATCGGTAAACGCTTCTCATTCAAAAAAAGCATATTCGTGGTTTATCATTCCTTCTCTAATTGGTATCTTACTATTTCTTGTCCCTGTTCCTTTTAATGGGAAAATGACGATTGGTGTAGGAATTCTAGCCGAATCTATTCAAATAAAACTGGCTCCAATTCTACCTGGCTTTATGACGGCTATTCTCATTTTATCTGCTATTATACCTATTGTTACAAAAGCGTTTGAACCTAAGCCGATCATGCTTCGTCCTTTTCTTAAGCAACTATTCTACGTGAACTGGTTCTGGATCGGAACGAGATTGGTAGGAGCGCTCTTTGCGGTCATGACGTTATTTAAGTTTGGACCAGAATTTATCATTTCAGATGTATCAGGTGGGACGATGCTGTACTCCCTTGTACCCGTTCTTGCAGCATGGTTTCTCTTTGCAGGACTTTTAATGCCACTCCTACTGGAATTTGGATTAATGGATTTCTTTGGAACAGCCCTTCGCCATGTGATGCGCCCATTATTTAAATTACCTGGTCGCTCATCCATCGATGCGCTTGCTTCCTGGATGGGGGCCGGAACCGTTGGTGTATTGATTACAACGAAACAGTATGAAGAAGGTTACTATACAAAAAGAGAAGCGGCTGTTATTGCAACAAACTTTTCGATCAATTCGATTGCATTCAGTCTTGTTGTTATTAGTTTTATTGGTTTAGAAGATATGTTTATTCCTTTTTACTTTACGGTTGTCGTTGCAGGGCTAGTTGCTGCATTTGTTTGTCCTCGAATTCCACCGCTATCTCGTAAAGCGGACACGTATTATGAAGGGACAGGAAAACAGATTTCAGAAGATGTTCCAGAAGGTGTTTCTAGCTTTAAATGGGGAATGCAGAAAGCGCTCGAAAAGGCTTCAGAAGTAAAAGGTGTTAAGTATATAGCAGGGCAAGGTGTGAATACAGTGCTAGATATTTACTTCGCTTTGATCCCACTAGTGATGGCTCTAGGTACTATTGCACTTATCATTGCTGAATTCACTCCTTTCTTTACGTATTTATCGATGCCGATTGTCCCTGTACTAGAACTGATGCAGATTCCTGAAGCAGCTGCTGCAGCTCCAGCCATGCTCGTTGGTTTTGCAGATATGTTTTTACCAGCTGTAATAGGAACGGGTATCGAAAGTGAACTTACCCGTTTTGTTATCGCGGCTGTTTCGTTAACACAACTTATCTACATGTCGGAGATTGGGATTTTGCTAGTGAAATCTAAGATTCCGATTTCAGTTCTTGAACTAGCGATTATTTTCTTACAGCGTACAGTTATTACGCTCCCGATTATCGTCATTATGGCTCATTTCTTTTTATAA